From Microbacterium sp. LWH11-1.2, one genomic window encodes:
- a CDS encoding sensor histidine kinase, protein MKDGRMRRWLRDWRFLAVEFAASVVSLVLFCVGLVLLPLMIITGGVLILPQAVRVLHAWSDRNRRRIGSFRGVDLPPISRALPPGATIDDRLRFAFSRATGRDALWLAVHALPVMWVSVITVTLPLAAVNTLAVTYYWQFAPADDPVGSPYPVTSWELAATMPLVAVAYALISWWLIPAVARLLSWTSARLLATPEKSRLAARVDALTLSRAAALDAHGAELRRIERDLHDGAQNRLVNVVMMLGIAERALETDPSGVLEPLRRAQDAATDALAGLRRTVHDIYPPILDELGLEGALASLAGRSAVPCTIEAAEVGRVPAAVESASYFVVAEALTNVNKYSDAARATVQVSREGERLIITVEDDGAGGAVERPGGGLAGIRRRVEAFEGTTELTSPVGGPTTLRAELPCGS, encoded by the coding sequence GTGAAGGACGGACGGATGCGGCGCTGGCTGCGGGACTGGCGGTTCCTGGCGGTCGAGTTCGCGGCATCCGTCGTCTCCCTCGTGCTGTTCTGCGTCGGGCTGGTGCTGCTGCCGCTGATGATCATCACCGGTGGCGTGCTGATCCTGCCGCAGGCCGTGCGCGTGCTGCATGCGTGGAGCGACCGCAACCGCCGGCGCATCGGCTCCTTCCGCGGGGTGGATCTGCCCCCGATCTCGCGCGCGCTCCCGCCGGGGGCCACGATCGACGACCGGCTGCGCTTCGCGTTCTCGCGGGCGACCGGGCGCGACGCGCTGTGGCTCGCGGTGCACGCCCTGCCGGTGATGTGGGTGTCGGTGATCACGGTCACGCTTCCGCTGGCCGCGGTCAACACGCTCGCCGTGACGTACTACTGGCAGTTCGCGCCGGCCGATGACCCGGTCGGATCCCCCTATCCGGTCACTTCCTGGGAGCTCGCGGCCACGATGCCGCTGGTCGCCGTCGCCTACGCGCTGATCTCCTGGTGGCTCATCCCCGCCGTCGCACGCCTGCTGTCCTGGACGTCGGCGCGGCTGCTGGCGACGCCCGAGAAGTCCCGTCTCGCGGCGCGCGTGGATGCTCTGACGCTCAGCCGCGCCGCCGCCCTCGACGCCCACGGCGCAGAGCTCCGCCGCATCGAACGCGACCTGCACGACGGCGCGCAGAACCGTCTCGTGAACGTCGTGATGATGCTCGGTATCGCGGAGCGCGCGCTCGAGACCGATCCGAGCGGCGTGCTCGAACCGCTCCGTCGGGCGCAGGATGCCGCGACCGACGCGCTCGCCGGCCTGCGCCGCACGGTGCACGACATCTATCCGCCGATCCTCGACGAACTCGGCCTGGAGGGGGCGCTGGCCTCGCTCGCCGGCCGCAGCGCCGTGCCCTGCACGATCGAGGCCGCCGAGGTCGGGCGCGTGCCGGCCGCGGTCGAGTCCGCCAGCTACTTCGTCGTCGCCGAGGCCCTCACGAACGTGAACAAGTACAGCGACGCGGCGCGCGCGACCGTGCAGGTGAGCCGCGAGGGAGAACGCCTGATCATCACCGTCGAGGACGACGGAGCGGGCGGTGCCGTGGAGCGTCCGGGCGGGGGGCTCGCCGGCATCCGACGCCGCGTCGAGGCCTTCGAGGGCACGACGGAGCTGACCAGCCCGGTCGGCGGACCCACCACCCTGAGAGCGGAGCTGCCATGCGGATCGTGA
- a CDS encoding response regulator transcription factor, which yields MRIVIAEDDTLLREGLALLLRSEGFDVVAAVDNADDFLLRLDDADAAVVDVRMPPTYTSEGLKAAAEARARRPGFPVLVLSAYVEDRYAGELLAAGADGLGYLLKERVGKVASFIDALHRVAAGGTVMDPEVISQLMSRRRADDPVQSLTPREREVLGLMAEGLDNATIAARLFVTETAVSKHIGNIFAKLGLATSDSGHRRVLAVLAYLRD from the coding sequence ATGCGGATCGTGATCGCCGAAGACGACACCCTGCTGAGGGAGGGGCTCGCGCTGCTGCTGCGCAGCGAGGGCTTCGACGTCGTCGCCGCGGTCGACAACGCCGACGACTTCCTGCTCCGGCTCGACGATGCGGATGCCGCGGTCGTCGATGTGCGGATGCCGCCGACGTACACGAGCGAGGGCCTGAAGGCCGCGGCGGAGGCACGGGCGCGTCGCCCCGGCTTCCCCGTGCTGGTGCTGTCCGCCTACGTCGAGGACCGCTACGCCGGGGAGCTGCTCGCCGCGGGCGCCGACGGGCTCGGGTACCTCCTCAAGGAGCGCGTCGGCAAGGTCGCCTCGTTCATCGACGCCCTCCACCGTGTGGCAGCGGGCGGCACCGTCATGGACCCCGAGGTCATCTCGCAGCTCATGAGCAGGCGTCGGGCCGACGACCCGGTGCAGTCGCTCACGCCGCGCGAGCGCGAGGTGCTCGGCCTCATGGCGGAAGGCCTCGACAACGCCACGATCGCCGCACGGCTCTTCGTGACGGAGACCGCGGTGAGCAAGCACATCGGCAACATCTTCGCCAAGCTCGGGCTCGCGACGAGCGACAGCGGGCACCGCCGGGTGCTCGCGGTGCTCGCCTACCTCCGCGACTGA
- a CDS encoding VOC family protein — protein MTAFQTTHAFSGFSVDDIDAARSFYRDTLGMDVTDNAMGFLDIALPQGGSILVYGKPDHTPASYTILNFPVDDVEAAVDELNAKGVVTKIYTDPDLGTDAKGISHGAPGKGPDIAWFTDPAGNVLSVLAD, from the coding sequence ATGACCGCCTTCCAGACCACACACGCGTTCAGCGGGTTCAGCGTCGACGACATCGACGCGGCTCGCTCCTTCTACCGCGACACGCTCGGCATGGACGTCACCGACAACGCCATGGGCTTCCTCGACATCGCCCTGCCGCAGGGCGGGTCGATCCTCGTCTACGGCAAGCCCGACCACACGCCGGCGAGCTACACGATCCTGAACTTCCCGGTCGACGACGTCGAGGCCGCCGTCGACGAGCTCAATGCGAAGGGCGTCGTGACGAAGATCTACACCGACCCCGACCTCGGCACCGATGCGAAGGGCATCTCGCACGGCGCCCCGGGCAAGGGCCCGGACATCGCCTGGTTCACGGACCCCGCGGGGAACGTGCTCTCGGTGCTCGCCGACTGA
- a CDS encoding acetylxylan esterase, which translates to MALTDLPLDQLRSFRPDVAEPADFDDFWARTLAESRALATAPVVQPVASPITQLIVEDLTFSGFGGEPIRAWITRPQAEGPLPTVVEYIGYNGGRGIPGERLQWAAAGYVHVLMDTRGQGSGWGSGGDTPDPHGSEGSIPGFMTRGIQHPETYFYRRVFTDAVLLIDAVKQLDAVDAGRISVTGGSQGGGISLAAAALHPDVSAAMPDVPFLCHFRRSVQLTPELPFTEIGRYLAVHRARADDVFETLSYFDGVNFARRITAPVLFSVALMDAVVLPSSVFAAFNHCGSADAEIAVYEFNGHEGGQIVQWHRQTAWLADRL; encoded by the coding sequence ATGGCTCTCACCGATCTCCCCCTGGACCAGCTCCGCTCCTTCCGGCCCGACGTGGCCGAGCCCGCGGACTTCGACGACTTCTGGGCGCGCACGCTCGCCGAATCACGGGCACTCGCGACCGCGCCCGTGGTCCAGCCTGTCGCGTCCCCGATCACGCAGCTGATCGTGGAGGATCTGACGTTCAGCGGATTCGGCGGCGAGCCGATCCGCGCGTGGATCACCCGTCCGCAGGCGGAGGGGCCGTTGCCGACCGTCGTCGAGTACATCGGGTACAACGGCGGTCGCGGCATCCCCGGCGAGCGGCTGCAGTGGGCGGCCGCCGGCTACGTGCACGTGCTGATGGACACCCGCGGCCAGGGCAGCGGGTGGGGTTCAGGCGGCGACACCCCCGACCCGCACGGGTCGGAGGGATCGATCCCCGGCTTCATGACCCGCGGCATCCAGCATCCCGAGACGTACTTCTACCGTCGCGTGTTCACCGACGCGGTGCTGCTGATCGACGCCGTGAAGCAGCTGGATGCCGTCGACGCCGGCCGCATCAGCGTGACCGGCGGCAGCCAGGGCGGCGGCATCAGCCTCGCGGCCGCAGCCCTGCACCCCGACGTCTCGGCGGCGATGCCGGATGTGCCCTTCCTCTGCCACTTCCGGCGGTCGGTGCAGCTCACGCCCGAGCTCCCCTTCACCGAGATCGGCCGCTATCTCGCCGTGCACCGCGCGCGGGCCGATGACGTCTTCGAGACGCTGTCGTACTTCGACGGTGTGAACTTCGCCCGCCGCATCACGGCGCCGGTGCTGTTCTCCGTCGCCCTGATGGATGCCGTCGTGCTGCCGTCGAGCGTGTTCGCGGCGTTCAACCACTGCGGCTCTGCGGATGCCGAGATCGCCGTCTACGAGTTCAACGGCCACGAGGGCGGGCAGATCGTGCAGTGGCACCGGCAGACCGCGTGGCTCGCGGACCGGCTCTGA
- a CDS encoding putative immunity protein, translated as MSDDQKEKWANPELPVHHAIAEWAAACAERALPIFDELRPGDDRPRAAIATLRAWMRGEIPMTECRTAAFAAHAAAREAADAPAAVAAARAAGQAVAVAHMFDHSPHAATYAAKAVGLHRGDAGRAAERDWQWERLAPELRTIGFPRGR; from the coding sequence GTGAGTGACGATCAGAAGGAGAAGTGGGCGAACCCTGAACTGCCGGTTCATCACGCGATCGCGGAGTGGGCTGCCGCCTGCGCCGAGCGCGCGCTGCCGATCTTCGACGAGCTGCGTCCTGGTGACGACAGGCCGCGCGCCGCGATCGCCACCCTGCGCGCCTGGATGCGCGGCGAGATCCCGATGACGGAGTGCCGCACGGCCGCCTTCGCCGCGCACGCTGCGGCACGGGAGGCGGCGGATGCCCCGGCAGCCGTCGCTGCCGCACGCGCCGCCGGACAGGCGGTCGCCGTGGCCCACATGTTCGATCACTCGCCGCACGCCGCGACCTACGCGGCCAAGGCTGTCGGACTCCACCGCGGCGACGCGGGCCGGGCTGCTGAACGCGACTGGCAGTGGGAGAGGCTGGCACCGGAGCTGCGCACGATCGGCTTCCCGCGGGGACGATGA